In Amycolatopsis jiangsuensis, the following proteins share a genomic window:
- a CDS encoding zinc-dependent alcohol dehydrogenase family protein, producing MRVITFDQPGGPEVLHVTETDPAEPGPGEVRLRVEYLGINRPDALFRAGLYPVRPTLPWSRLGIEAVGVVDAIGAGVTGFAPGDRVVAGPIAQQSRHGVYGELAIVPAAEVVPAFDGVSAETTAAVWMAYFTAFGGLVETGGLRAGDHVVVTAATGGVGLAALDVANQAGAVAIAVTRSAGKRDRLLAAGAAHVVVTSDEDLEAEVRKVTGGRGAEVVFDSVGGPRFPDTAAAAADNGTVVAYGWYGAEPAALPTRWPVKILGHNGFAYSTDPAALSRIREHLARGLAAGAFRPRIDRVFEGLDQVTDAHRYLDSGHQVGKVLIKLGN from the coding sequence ATGCGTGTCATCACGTTCGACCAGCCGGGCGGCCCGGAAGTCCTGCACGTCACCGAGACCGACCCCGCCGAGCCCGGCCCGGGTGAGGTCCGCCTCCGGGTCGAATACCTCGGAATCAACCGTCCGGACGCGCTGTTCCGCGCGGGGCTCTACCCGGTGCGGCCGACCCTTCCGTGGTCCCGGCTGGGTATCGAGGCGGTGGGCGTCGTGGACGCGATCGGCGCAGGCGTGACCGGCTTCGCGCCCGGGGACCGGGTGGTGGCAGGGCCGATCGCGCAGCAAAGCCGCCACGGTGTGTACGGCGAGCTCGCTATCGTTCCCGCCGCCGAGGTCGTTCCGGCCTTCGACGGAGTCAGCGCCGAGACCACGGCGGCGGTGTGGATGGCGTACTTCACCGCCTTCGGTGGTCTGGTCGAGACCGGCGGTCTCCGGGCCGGCGACCACGTGGTAGTCACCGCCGCCACCGGCGGCGTCGGACTGGCCGCACTCGACGTCGCGAACCAGGCGGGCGCGGTGGCGATCGCCGTCACCCGCTCGGCGGGCAAACGTGACCGGTTGCTCGCGGCCGGAGCTGCACACGTCGTGGTGACCTCGGACGAGGATCTCGAAGCCGAGGTCCGGAAGGTCACCGGCGGCCGCGGCGCCGAGGTCGTGTTCGACTCCGTCGGGGGCCCGCGGTTCCCGGACACCGCCGCCGCGGCCGCCGACAACGGCACGGTCGTCGCCTACGGCTGGTATGGCGCCGAGCCCGCGGCGCTGCCCACGCGCTGGCCGGTGAAAATACTGGGACACAACGGGTTCGCCTACAGCACCGATCCCGCCGCACTGTCCCGCATCCGCGAGCACCTCGCCCGCGGCCTGGCCGCAGGTGCGTTCCGGCCCCGCATCGACCGCGTCTTCGAGGGCCTGGACCAGGTGACCGACGCGCACCGCTACCTCGACTCCGGCCACCAGGTCGGCAAGGTCCTCATCAAGCTCGGCAACTGA
- a CDS encoding LLM class F420-dependent oxidoreductase, whose translation MTQIFPAVKFGLHGVNAGPGAAPAAARRLARRAEDLGYDSLWAVDHVVIPSGYQSPYPYDESGKMMGGAEEFDLLDPLAWLTFAAAVTSRIRLATGVLVLPQRNPVVLAKQLASLDVLSEGRAIAGTGVGWLEEEFDAVGVPFRDRGRRHDDYVRTMRALWTETRATIETTYTRLSDAISLPHPVEQSVPIVVGGSGPRSARRAAQLGDGYFPTVQDPGQLEALLTTMRAESERAGRDPDGIEVTVPFPGVVADAAGLESFVKDARRCADLGAHRIVIPVPPDDVLTGLATELGLEGHQ comes from the coding sequence GTGACACAGATCTTTCCCGCTGTGAAGTTCGGCCTCCACGGCGTCAACGCCGGCCCCGGCGCGGCCCCCGCGGCCGCCCGCCGGCTCGCGCGACGAGCCGAAGACCTCGGGTACGACTCGCTGTGGGCGGTCGACCACGTCGTCATTCCGTCCGGATACCAGAGCCCTTACCCGTACGACGAGTCCGGGAAGATGATGGGCGGGGCGGAGGAGTTCGATCTGCTCGACCCCCTTGCGTGGCTGACCTTCGCGGCCGCCGTGACCTCCCGGATCCGGCTCGCGACCGGCGTGCTCGTACTTCCGCAGCGCAACCCCGTCGTGCTCGCCAAGCAGCTGGCCTCCCTCGACGTGCTCAGTGAAGGCCGCGCGATCGCCGGCACCGGCGTCGGCTGGCTCGAGGAGGAATTCGACGCCGTCGGCGTGCCCTTCCGCGATCGCGGCCGCCGGCACGACGACTATGTCCGCACGATGCGCGCACTGTGGACCGAGACTCGCGCCACGATCGAGACGACCTACACGCGCCTGTCCGACGCCATCAGCCTGCCGCACCCGGTCGAGCAGTCGGTGCCCATCGTGGTCGGCGGCAGCGGCCCACGCTCCGCCCGTCGCGCCGCCCAGCTCGGCGACGGCTACTTCCCGACCGTGCAAGACCCCGGACAACTCGAAGCCCTGTTGACGACGATGCGCGCCGAGAGCGAGCGCGCCGGGCGCGATCCCGACGGCATCGAGGTCACCGTTCCGTTCCCCGGCGTCGTCGCGGACGCGGCCGGCCTCGAGAGCTTCGTCAAGGACGCGCGACGCTGCGCGGATCTGGGCGCGCACCGCATCGTGATCCCCGTACCGCCTGATGACGTCCTGACCGGACTCGCCACCGAACTCGGTCTGGAAGGACATCAGTGA
- a CDS encoding helix-turn-helix transcriptional regulator codes for MIGTSSRLLHLLSLLSSRPSWTADELARRMDVTDRTVRRDITRLRELGYDVESDPGRWGGYRLRPGTKQIPLVLDDEESLAVTVALREAARTGVLGDDQAVLSAFLKLRQLLPTRVASQLGAMDDVFEHTARAGGQPLSPGLLAGLASACRRGERVRLSYRDSRGTETERAVDPHRLVFTGNRWYLVARDVERAAWRTFRADRVVHAEPTGRVVPVDDPPDAARFVAEMLTSDYPLYVTVRLFVPLAEAMRAVPPTAGVHRADGPDATVVELGGTDVESLAARLVKLGVPLTVLEPAEVRAAVRRRGLALADGNRPDDH; via the coding sequence GTGATCGGAACCTCGTCGCGCCTGCTGCACCTGCTCTCGCTGCTCTCGTCGCGGCCGAGCTGGACCGCGGACGAGCTCGCCCGGCGGATGGACGTCACCGACCGCACCGTGCGCCGCGACATCACCCGGCTGCGCGAGCTCGGTTACGACGTCGAGTCCGACCCCGGCCGGTGGGGCGGCTACCGGCTGCGCCCGGGCACCAAGCAGATCCCGCTCGTCTTGGACGACGAAGAGTCCCTCGCCGTCACGGTCGCGCTGCGGGAGGCGGCGCGGACCGGGGTGCTCGGCGACGACCAGGCCGTGCTGTCGGCGTTCCTCAAGCTGCGGCAGCTGCTGCCCACGCGGGTGGCGTCGCAGCTCGGGGCGATGGACGACGTGTTCGAGCACACCGCCCGGGCCGGCGGGCAGCCGCTGTCGCCCGGCCTGCTCGCCGGGTTGGCCTCGGCCTGCCGCCGCGGCGAGCGCGTGCGGCTGTCCTACCGGGACTCCCGCGGCACCGAGACCGAGCGCGCGGTCGACCCGCACCGGCTGGTGTTCACCGGGAACCGCTGGTACCTCGTGGCCCGCGACGTCGAACGCGCGGCCTGGCGCACGTTCCGGGCCGACCGCGTCGTGCACGCTGAGCCGACCGGCCGGGTGGTGCCCGTCGACGACCCGCCGGACGCCGCCCGGTTCGTCGCCGAGATGCTCACCAGCGACTATCCGCTCTACGTGACGGTGCGGCTGTTCGTGCCCCTGGCCGAGGCCATGCGTGCGGTACCGCCCACGGCCGGCGTGCACCGCGCCGACGGGCCGGACGCCACGGTTGTCGAACTCGGCGGCACCGACGTCGAGTCCCTCGCCGCGCGCCTGGTCAAGCTGGGCGTGCCGCTGACCGTCCTCGAACCCGCCGAAGTCCGCGCCGCGGTCCGGCGGCGCGGACTCGCGCTGGCCGACGGCAACCGTCCGGACGATCACTGA
- a CDS encoding nuclear transport factor 2 family protein translates to MPSQAVVEKWIEKYVHAWTTSARKDIEALFTKGAEYHEWPYETDWIGRDAIVEGWQSRDDWQKNGWAFEWEVLMITGDTAAVRGLGTYDEFGKFDNLWTLTFAANGRVATFRMWNNAAGQ, encoded by the coding sequence ATGCCGAGCCAGGCCGTCGTCGAGAAGTGGATCGAGAAGTACGTGCACGCCTGGACCACCAGCGCACGCAAGGACATCGAGGCACTGTTCACCAAGGGAGCCGAGTACCACGAGTGGCCCTACGAGACCGACTGGATCGGCCGGGACGCGATCGTCGAAGGCTGGCAGAGCCGCGACGACTGGCAAAAGAACGGCTGGGCCTTCGAGTGGGAGGTCTTGATGATCACCGGTGACACCGCCGCCGTCCGCGGGCTGGGGACTTACGACGAGTTCGGGAAGTTCGACAACCTCTGGACGCTGACCTTCGCAGCCAACGGCCGGGTCGCCACCTTCCGCATGTGGAACAACGCCGCCGGGCAGTGA